The Esox lucius isolate fEsoLuc1 chromosome 5, fEsoLuc1.pri, whole genome shotgun sequence genome includes a region encoding these proteins:
- the LOC105007889 gene encoding LOW QUALITY PROTEIN: RNA-binding protein with serine-rich domain 1 (The sequence of the model RefSeq protein was modified relative to this genomic sequence to represent the inferred CDS: inserted 1 base in 1 codon), whose product MAPSPVNKKENVDKAKHQEKEKIGATKEGAQKDRGRVTEKRHTGRSSTGSSRSSSSSSPXSSSGSSSDSSSSSASSRSSTQSSSSSSSIGLDRSNRNRHNNRRHSQSKSKFSVKEGDRERRRKSPSPRPTKVYLGRLTRNVVKEHIQEIFNTYGKIKMIDMPADRLHPHLSKGYAYVEFETADEAEKALKHMDGGQIDGQEISASAVLVPRVIKPPPRRQPPLWRRTPPPMRRRRPPVHRRTRSRSPGRRRRRSRSSSNSSR is encoded by the exons At GGCACCTTCTCCAGTGAACAAAAAGGAGAATGTGGACAAGGCCAAACACCAAGAGAAGGAGAAAATTGGGGCCACAAAAGAGGGAGCTCAGAAGGACAGGGGCAGGGTGACCGAAAAGAGACACACAGGTCGTAGCTCCACTGGAAGCAGCAG ATCAAGCTCCAGTAGCAGTC GTTCCAGCTCTGGTTCTTCCAGTGACTCCAGTTCCTCTTCCGCTTCCAGCCGGTCCAGCACCCAGTCCTCCAGCTCATCTAGTTCTATAGGGTTGGACCGCTCCAATCGCAACCGACACAACAACCGTCGACACTCGCAGTCTAA ATCAAAGTTCTCAGTGAAGGAAGGTGATCGGGAGAGACGCAGGAAGAGCCCCAGCCCCCGACCCACCAAGGTGTATTTGGGTCGCCTCACCAGAAATGTGGTCAAG GAACACATCCAGGAGATCTTCAACACCTATGGCAAGATTAAGATGATAGATATGCCTGCCGACAGGCTCCATCCTCATCTATCAAAGGGCTACGCCTATGTGGAGTTTGAGACAGCTGATGAGGCAGAGAAGGCTCTCAAACACATGGATGGAG GTCAGATTGACGGACAGGAGATCTCAGCCAGTGCTGTGCTGGTGCCCAGGGTAATAAAGCCGCCCCCTCGCAGGCAGCCCCCCTTGTGGCGACGCACCCCACCGCCCATGAGAAG GAGACGACCTCCAGTTCACCGCAGGACTCGCTCGCGATCCCCTGGTCGCAGACGCCGCCGTTCGCGGTCCAGCTCCAACTCCTCTCGGTAG
- the cox19 gene encoding COX19 cytochrome c oxidase assembly factor (The RefSeq protein has 1 substitution compared to this genomic sequence), with protein sequence MSTAMNFSSKSFRPRAPDKGSFPLDHFGECKAFKEKFMTCLKDNSYDNSLCRLQSKEYLECRMDNQLMAKEPLEKLGFKDLLDKPSQENQVKP encoded by the exons ATGTCGACCGCAATGAACTTTAGTAGTAAGTCTTTTCGCCCCCGTGCTCCCGACAAAGGATCATTTCCCCTGGATCACTTTG GCGAGTGCAAAGCATTCAAAGAGAAGTTCATGAGGTGTTTGAAAGACAACAGTTATGATAACTCCCTGTGTCGACTACAGTCCAAAGAATACCTTGAATGCCGGATGGATAA TCAACTGATGGCCAAGGAACCACTGGAGAAACTGGGGTTCAAAGACCTGCTAGACAAACCCAGCCAAGAGAACCAGGTCAAACCCTGA
- the LOC105005621 gene encoding arf-GAP with dual PH domain-containing protein 1 isoform X1: MASESERSKRLLQDVLARPGNDVCADCGNAEPDWASVTLGVFVCQACSLLHRGIPHISRVKSVQQETWEASEVELMAAVGNEAAKAKYEQKVPAFYYRPKHTDCKLLREQWIRARYERNEFEFIEKQEPYSAGYREGFLWKRGRDNGQFLSRKFILSEREGALKYFNKQDFVYLPQARDPKAVMKIETLNATFQPAKIGNPYGLQITYLRDNSTRNIFVYHSDSKEMVDWFNAIRAARFHYLQVAFPGASDEELVPKLTRSFMKEGFMEKTGPKHTEGFKKRWFTMDDRRLMYFKDPLDAYARGEVFIGSKENSYTVLPGLPPSTQGQHWNHGITIVTPDRKFLFACETEAEQKDWIAAFQRVINRPMRPQEYAVEAHFKHKP, translated from the exons ATGGCCTCGGAGTCGGAGAGGAGTAAACGGCTTTTGCAAGATGTCTTAGCCAGACCTGGAAACGATGTGTGTGCTGACTGCGGCAATGCAG AGCCAGACTGGGCATCGGTGACTCTGGGAGTGTTTGTGTGCCAGGCTTGTTCCCTACTACATCGAGGCATCCCCCACATCAGCAGAGTCAAGTCTGTGCAGCAGGAAACATGGGAAGCTTCGGAGGTGGAG CTAATGGCTGCCGTGGGTAACGAAGCCGCTAAGGCCAAATACGAACAGAAGGTTCCGGCGTTCTACTACAGACCGAAACACACAGACTGCAA GCTGCTGCGAGAGCAATGGATCAGAGCCAGGTACGAGAGGAACGAGTTTGAGTTTATTGAGAAACAGGAGCCTTACTCTGCAG GGTACAGAGAGGGGTTTCTATGGAAACGGGGACGAGACAACGGTCAGTTCCTTAGCCGGAAATTCATCCTCTCAGAACGAGAGGGGGCACTGAAGTACTTCAACAAGCAGGAC TTTGTGTATCTGCCACAGGCGCGGGATCCCAAGGCGGTGATGAAGATCGAGACTCTTAACGCCACGTTCCAGCCGGCTAAGATAGGCAACCCCTACGGCCTGCAGATCACCTACCTGAGAGATAACAGCACCAGGAACATCTTTGTCTACCACAGCGACTCTAAG GAAATGGTTGACTGGTTCAATGCCATCAGAGCGGCCAGGTTCCATTACCTTCAGGTGGCCTTCCCAGGGGCCAGTGACGAGGAG CTCGTGCCCAAACTGACGCGTAGCTTCATGAAGGAGGGCTTCATGGAGAAGACGGGCCCAAAGCACACAGAGGGCTTCAAGAAGAGGTGGTTCACCATGGACGACAGGAGGCTCATGTACTTCAAAGATCCTCTG GATGCCTATGCCAGGGGGGAGGTGTTCATTGGCAGTAAGGAGAACAGCTACACGGTGCTCCCGGGccttcctccctccacccagGGCCAACACTGGAACCACGGCATCACCATAGTTACGCCAGACAGGAAGTTCCTGTTCGCATGCGAAACGGAGGCGGAGCAGAAGGACTGGATTGCCGCCTTCCAGAGGGTTATCAACCGGCCAATGAGACCACAGGAGTACGCAG TGGAGGCCCACTTTAAACACAAGCCCTGA
- the LOC105005621 gene encoding arf-GAP with dual PH domain-containing protein 1 isoform X2, with the protein MASESERSKRLLQDVLARPGNDVCADCGNAEPDWASVTLGVFVCQACSLLHRGIPHISRVKSVQQETWEASEVELMAAVGNEAAKAKYEQKVPAFYYRPKHTDCKLLREQWIRARYERNEFEFIEKQEPYSAGYREGFLWKRGRDNGQFLSRKFILSEREGALKYFNKQDARDPKAVMKIETLNATFQPAKIGNPYGLQITYLRDNSTRNIFVYHSDSKEMVDWFNAIRAARFHYLQVAFPGASDEELVPKLTRSFMKEGFMEKTGPKHTEGFKKRWFTMDDRRLMYFKDPLDAYARGEVFIGSKENSYTVLPGLPPSTQGQHWNHGITIVTPDRKFLFACETEAEQKDWIAAFQRVINRPMRPQEYAVEAHFKHKP; encoded by the exons ATGGCCTCGGAGTCGGAGAGGAGTAAACGGCTTTTGCAAGATGTCTTAGCCAGACCTGGAAACGATGTGTGTGCTGACTGCGGCAATGCAG AGCCAGACTGGGCATCGGTGACTCTGGGAGTGTTTGTGTGCCAGGCTTGTTCCCTACTACATCGAGGCATCCCCCACATCAGCAGAGTCAAGTCTGTGCAGCAGGAAACATGGGAAGCTTCGGAGGTGGAG CTAATGGCTGCCGTGGGTAACGAAGCCGCTAAGGCCAAATACGAACAGAAGGTTCCGGCGTTCTACTACAGACCGAAACACACAGACTGCAA GCTGCTGCGAGAGCAATGGATCAGAGCCAGGTACGAGAGGAACGAGTTTGAGTTTATTGAGAAACAGGAGCCTTACTCTGCAG GGTACAGAGAGGGGTTTCTATGGAAACGGGGACGAGACAACGGTCAGTTCCTTAGCCGGAAATTCATCCTCTCAGAACGAGAGGGGGCACTGAAGTACTTCAACAAGCAGGAC GCGCGGGATCCCAAGGCGGTGATGAAGATCGAGACTCTTAACGCCACGTTCCAGCCGGCTAAGATAGGCAACCCCTACGGCCTGCAGATCACCTACCTGAGAGATAACAGCACCAGGAACATCTTTGTCTACCACAGCGACTCTAAG GAAATGGTTGACTGGTTCAATGCCATCAGAGCGGCCAGGTTCCATTACCTTCAGGTGGCCTTCCCAGGGGCCAGTGACGAGGAG CTCGTGCCCAAACTGACGCGTAGCTTCATGAAGGAGGGCTTCATGGAGAAGACGGGCCCAAAGCACACAGAGGGCTTCAAGAAGAGGTGGTTCACCATGGACGACAGGAGGCTCATGTACTTCAAAGATCCTCTG GATGCCTATGCCAGGGGGGAGGTGTTCATTGGCAGTAAGGAGAACAGCTACACGGTGCTCCCGGGccttcctccctccacccagGGCCAACACTGGAACCACGGCATCACCATAGTTACGCCAGACAGGAAGTTCCTGTTCGCATGCGAAACGGAGGCGGAGCAGAAGGACTGGATTGCCGCCTTCCAGAGGGTTATCAACCGGCCAATGAGACCACAGGAGTACGCAG TGGAGGCCCACTTTAAACACAAGCCCTGA
- the LOC105005621 gene encoding arf-GAP with dual PH domain-containing protein 1 isoform X3, with protein MYLREPDWASVTLGVFVCQACSLLHRGIPHISRVKSVQQETWEASEVELMAAVGNEAAKAKYEQKVPAFYYRPKHTDCKLLREQWIRARYERNEFEFIEKQEPYSAGYREGFLWKRGRDNGQFLSRKFILSEREGALKYFNKQDFVYLPQARDPKAVMKIETLNATFQPAKIGNPYGLQITYLRDNSTRNIFVYHSDSKEMVDWFNAIRAARFHYLQVAFPGASDEELVPKLTRSFMKEGFMEKTGPKHTEGFKKRWFTMDDRRLMYFKDPLDAYARGEVFIGSKENSYTVLPGLPPSTQGQHWNHGITIVTPDRKFLFACETEAEQKDWIAAFQRVINRPMRPQEYAVEAHFKHKP; from the exons ATGTATCTTCGTG AGCCAGACTGGGCATCGGTGACTCTGGGAGTGTTTGTGTGCCAGGCTTGTTCCCTACTACATCGAGGCATCCCCCACATCAGCAGAGTCAAGTCTGTGCAGCAGGAAACATGGGAAGCTTCGGAGGTGGAG CTAATGGCTGCCGTGGGTAACGAAGCCGCTAAGGCCAAATACGAACAGAAGGTTCCGGCGTTCTACTACAGACCGAAACACACAGACTGCAA GCTGCTGCGAGAGCAATGGATCAGAGCCAGGTACGAGAGGAACGAGTTTGAGTTTATTGAGAAACAGGAGCCTTACTCTGCAG GGTACAGAGAGGGGTTTCTATGGAAACGGGGACGAGACAACGGTCAGTTCCTTAGCCGGAAATTCATCCTCTCAGAACGAGAGGGGGCACTGAAGTACTTCAACAAGCAGGAC TTTGTGTATCTGCCACAGGCGCGGGATCCCAAGGCGGTGATGAAGATCGAGACTCTTAACGCCACGTTCCAGCCGGCTAAGATAGGCAACCCCTACGGCCTGCAGATCACCTACCTGAGAGATAACAGCACCAGGAACATCTTTGTCTACCACAGCGACTCTAAG GAAATGGTTGACTGGTTCAATGCCATCAGAGCGGCCAGGTTCCATTACCTTCAGGTGGCCTTCCCAGGGGCCAGTGACGAGGAG CTCGTGCCCAAACTGACGCGTAGCTTCATGAAGGAGGGCTTCATGGAGAAGACGGGCCCAAAGCACACAGAGGGCTTCAAGAAGAGGTGGTTCACCATGGACGACAGGAGGCTCATGTACTTCAAAGATCCTCTG GATGCCTATGCCAGGGGGGAGGTGTTCATTGGCAGTAAGGAGAACAGCTACACGGTGCTCCCGGGccttcctccctccacccagGGCCAACACTGGAACCACGGCATCACCATAGTTACGCCAGACAGGAAGTTCCTGTTCGCATGCGAAACGGAGGCGGAGCAGAAGGACTGGATTGCCGCCTTCCAGAGGGTTATCAACCGGCCAATGAGACCACAGGAGTACGCAG TGGAGGCCCACTTTAAACACAAGCCCTGA